The genomic window aggaaTAACAGATCTTAAATGTAATCCGTAGATAGTGCCTGGCCTGCATAGCGTGACCCATCTTTGCCACTTCACTCTCCCCTCCCCTGTCtacaaaatatttctttttgctttttggttgCCAAATGGACACACTGCGGTAACTATTCTATCACTAGAAGACAATCATTTATGACATTAAAAATTCTTCTTTGATGGTTACTGTGAAGATAAATGAAACACCGTTAGATGGTGCAGATTAAGGGACATGTTATTTTATTGATATTGGATCTGGTTACATCAACCAGACATTGGGAACTCAAGAGAAGCATAGCAAAAGCAAGAGGTGCTTGGGTggttgtttggcaataataaCGGCATGACACACTGTGCCTCAAGATAATCTTTGACAAGAATCTTATGTGCAGAAAATACCTTATACATCCTTCCTTCAATAGCTTCATATTAAGTTTCCCCATTGTTTTGATCCCAATGTCTGTGTGGTTCTTGAACAACTTTCTAAAACCCTATGGAGCAAGGAGAGTTAGGTGCagcaaaattattattttgttctctttttgtaacataaagtgcttattttgaccctagttaaaatttagaaactttaattcggcctccctcttgaaaaatttctagcCCCACCCCTGCACATAAGAGTTACTTTTGCTCGATTGAATTCAGCAAACTGTGACTTTAGCTTTCCTGTGGAtgttcaatgagtcgagctaactcgagCTTTTATTTCAATGAGTCAAGCTAACTCGAGCTTTTCTTCCATACGCAGAAAGGACACCAGAATGTCCCATCCACGTTTCTTCGAAAAAAAGACTTCCTTTTTTCAGTTGTGCATATGATTTCTTAACTGGATCTTCAAGTTCTGGTTCACTAAAATCATTGTTTTCATGTGACAATATGTCCATGTTGCTTCCCCAACCCTTAGAATAGCTAAACTCAGCAAGTTAATGATAAATTTCTCAGTGAAAAACTCCTACTGCCACTCTTCGTACAAACCAGAAACTTCATTTCCTGTTTATCGTGTAAGCAAGTAAATGAAACACATCAGAAAAACTAAATAGGCACAAACATTAAGGGTTGCTAAGGTGATGGAGTCTAAGCAACTCCCATGAAGAACAAATGATGAAATGGAACCCAAGAAAAGTGAAAAGCTATTCATCCAATTATCCTAACAATTTAATCCAACCTCAACAAACAAGGAATTACTATTGTAGCGTTTTATTTTGCAAACTACATGGACTATAATCTAAATTTTTCTGCTAGCCTAGAATGGCCCTCTTATACCTACATTACCATGATACAACAAGAAGATGAACTGTTTACAGAAAACACAAATCAATCCGACCAGTTATTCTCAGCTCCTTGGAGACAAAGAGATGGATTAAAGGGTCCGTCAGAGAGAAGGGtcttcaaaaaaacaaaaaaattatgaccgGAAAAAAAGTAGGGAGGCAGGAAGAGGGTGGGAGGAGAAGAgatgaagagaaggaaaataaaaattttgaggtcCCTTTATTTCCTCCATTGcgatgattttttattttctgtcatTAGGAACACCAAAATCGTTAATAAATGCCTTGAAAAACTGTTGAAAAGCAAAACAGTGATTGGTGTGTcttttgcaagtttttttttatgaaaaataaacaaagattCATCTGAAGGTAACCGCAGATTTCAACACTCCAGCCACTCACATCTGCAACCCAATGCAAAATTCTTATCAAAGTAATTGTCACTGAAGGTCTATATAATGCATGGAACTTAGGCCTGGCATCATCGGGTTGGTCCCACTAAACCCAATACTCGACATCTGAGCCTGAACTCAGtccggttaaaataaaaaataataatttttaaaataaaaaattaaatataaaatatacttaattatatatatattaaataaaaataatatgaaaaaaataaatcaaaccaAATCGGGATCCATCGAACCGACCCGATATATTATTGGGTTCGTCCGAGCTAATTTTTTTGAGCTCCACCGGAGCCTCATCAAATTGGGTATCAAGTGCCGGTCGGCGGATACCCGGCCCAATGCATGCAACGAGGGagatctaaatttttttttttacttctgcTGCCGAAATCTGAATGTCTCCGCTCAGGCTTTGAAAAGTCACGAACAGTGGTGTTATTTTCCTCATGATCTTTGAAGTTTCTAAgttcaaatcttctttttgacCAACTTTGGACGTTGgcaaaaatatttgaaggcCCACCACACGGACACATGGGCGATCGTCGTCGAAACCGCCGGCTCAATATGAGAACGGCCGGTTGCATCTTTCTCGTCGTTTGGCATCTGTAGGTTAGTCTGATCTCTCTGTAAGACCAAGTTCTTCAGCAATATTGGTTCTGTAAATATGATTTGCGACTGATTTTATCATTCAATTAAATCGGAAACCCTGATTCGATTCAAGAACCGACTTTTACAACAATGGGATTTTCTTGGGCTGTAATGTACTTCTTTGGATAATCTTTTTGCAATTGTCGTGTTAAACTCAGAAAAGTGCAGAAATTGGCCACTTTTACATCAATTTAGACATTGTATCTTATTGGCCACAGTAatttaagtatatatatatatatatatcagcacGTCCGATACAGTGGCTTATATCGGCCGATATCCTAAGGGAGTCATTTCGGCTCCCATTCGATTTTGCTCTTTCCCGATCCAGATGTCCATCGCCCAACATGAAATATCTGTAATGAACCAAAGACTCAAATCAGGATGATGGGATGCCATCTGAGGTCAAATGGAACTGCATGCAACTACTGCAGTTAAATTTTAGACTTAGCCATTAGCTGACTTCGTGAAAGAACATACCAAGGAGACACAAAATTGTGATCCTTTTCGAGTAGAAAAACTGGTAAAAGATTTTTCAACCATTCAGAACCAGGAATTATTTGACATGTACGTGTAATGAAATCAAATAGACTTCAATCCCAACTATTGAAAATGACATCTTCAGTTTATTGTTTCCCTGAAAAGAGACGCTTCGTCTGTAGAAATCAAAGAACCAGTTCATTTACAATCCCCGAATGGAAGAAGAGAACTCAAACAGGATGCGGTTGATTCCCTATGCTTTCACAAGGGTGGTAATGGCCTgaacaatgaaaaacatgatcAGAACCATAAGCACAGCCAAACAAGCAATTGCCCACTTTGATCTGTTGTCTTGCCGGCTTTCCTTGGCTGCTTTGAGATGGTCAGCGCCGTCGCCGATATATGCACCGGCACGAACCACGTTCTGGTGAATGTCATCTATATGCCCTCCCTGAACCTCCACGAGAACAGACATTTCCGAGAATATTTGGTGCAATTCCATGAGGTTCTTCTGAATTTCTTTCACTGCGTCGTGCCTATCCTTCAACTCCTGGCTCTCGTCTAATCTGGCGGACAGCAGCTCAAATTTTCCGGCAGAAACTATCTCATCAATTGCTTCTTCTGTGGGATGTTCTCCCGTCATGCCGAAGTACTTTCTTTTGACACCTTCCCTGTGGTCTGCGACGATTCTTTCTCTCAGAAACTGAAAATCCACCATCAGTTCTCGGAGTTTGACCCTCAATCCCCTCGTGATGGAAGTCCTGGTCCGATCGACCGGGCCCCCTTCTTTGTACTTGAGAAATCTCCGATTGGCGGCGTTGGATTCGTCGAGCGTTTCGAGCATTTGCTTAATGGTTCTTGCTTTCGTGAGCACCGTCAAGATGTCAGCGTCCATGGTGTCTTGGAGGTGCTTGAGAGCGCGGGTTTCGTGCTCGGACTTTGCCGCTTCGTTTGATTCTTGGAGACCTTGGAAGAGGTGGGAGACGACCTCCATCTCGAATTTAATGGCGCCCACTTCCTCGAAGAACTGTGAGAGGTGTTCTTCATCGGCGTGGCTGAGTTGGCCCATTTCAAGATCTTGGTCGGCCTCCAAATCCTTGAGAGCCTGCTTCTTCAACTCCACATAACTCATGAAGGATTTTGTCATCAGATCATTCATCTTGATAATTGCTTCTTCAAGAACTAAGCAAGAACAGGGGAGACGAGGAACAAGATATTGAAGCAAAATGTCCACGAGGGAGACGAGAAAGCAAAGGCTGATTTAATAAAATTAATTAGCACAAAGTCCTGGTACAGCGGAGGTACTGAAGAGAGCGAGGCGACGCTTCCCTTCTAGACGTTCACCGGATTCtcctttaattttcaaattcaaaagttGCGGGGGTTCGTTCTCATCACTCCAACGTTCATCTGCTCAAAACCATGCAAAAGAACCACTGCTAGAGTTACACGTCAATGGATCGTCGTGACCCAGAAAATCGGAATCACATCAGATCTATTCCGTAACCAAGTAGTCCTCGTTTTCATGGAATTTCATGCCACGACAAGGACCTCATTCAACTCTGGTTGATATCTGATcattaaaacccaaaaagaaaaaaagaaaaaaaaaagatcaatagGGGTCAGGGTTAAACTCCATCGGAGATCAGACTGGAGATAGATCTGGATCTTTTACAGGCAGTCATATCCAGGCGCGAACAACCTACGGTTCGTGAAGCAAAATCCTTCTACGCTTCTATATAGTCTGGTGGCAATATCTACTCAATTCTACCAAGACATAAACCCCAGGAACTGCAGTCGTGATCTTGTTCCATTTGAAGGTTTTAAAGCTTAACCCCCATGCAGGAGACAGTAGAATAGATACagaaaatttcaatataaatcTATATTCTGCTGCATTAATTCTACGGCTAATGACACATTAACGCTGAAAGAAACCAAGATCAGAAAATCATATTGccattcaaatatttttgacGCTTGAGCAAGAAACTTCTCGAATTAAGCCAACACTTGGAAGAAATGTGAGCAAGTGATATGTACAAGCTAATTAGAACCCAAGTTTCAGTATCTGATAATGTTAGACAATGTACAAGGAATTCAAAGATAACTGGTTCTCACAATGTTGATCCATCAAATCTTTCACGACTACCAGTGGAAACATTCACAGCATCAGGTTTGCAAAACAACCTTTCAGCTTCGGAGGCGACACCAGAAAGAACACAGGATGGAGAATCAGAAGTATCAACCATGAGCTCTCCTAAATCCTGCGGGTGCGTGTCTTGTAAGTCTTTACAAGATAGCCAATAACTTCTTTTAAGGTTGCCTTTCTGTTTTCCTTGTGATTCCACATTTCCTCGATTACATACCGTCCACTGGGATTATATTCATTTAACTCCTTCATGGCAGTCACTACAGCTTCGTAGGGGCCTTCACCCCACTCAATTCTTAAGCGCgttaatttttcatcattttcatctaTGACACCCtgtaaggaaaaaaatatcatatatcaGAGAGGATCCTAGAAGTCAAGAATCTACAACTTAAGTCCCAAGCATGTAGAAAAGTGCTTCTAGCAAAACCTGCATCAACACAACAAGACGCTATAAGCAAGCAAGTCTAGCACCCAACGTGCGAGATAAAAGACCTGCATCTTGGGCCAGGTATTGTCCAGGGTGTAGCCCAAAAGCGTCATGCACAGACAAGAGAAAGTTCTGTACGGTCAATTAGGATCAGCTGTGCCCAAAAATAAGACCAATCAAATGTTTGACTGAAACTactctttttccatttctatcCTTCCTCCTGCACTTCCTTTTACTAGGGTTGCACGACAAATCTCTTCCTCCTGCACTTCCTTCTACTAGAGGtgcacaacaagtcgagctaTGCTCGGCTCATATGAACTGGACTCAAGCTCGATTCGCTCCACTCGTTTAATAAGAAAGTCAAGTTCGATTAAAAAACACATGTATTTGTTTCTTCCGGAGTcgagctagattttttttttattgcaccGTGTGTCCTCTTTGCCTTTGTAAAGGTAGGTCCTCATTTCAAATTACTgggttttcactttcattttaaaataaaatactcTTTTTAATGCTTGGCTAGGCAAACACGACCTTGAGTTCAAGCTGGCTCAACTCTGGTCACGAAAAAGCCTTCCTTTCACCTCTTCTTGTTAGCTTCTCAGTGGATGAGCCCTGATCTAGGCATCAAAAGTGATCCGATCTCTCATTCTGAATAAAATTGTTCTTTATCTCAACTGCACTCGCCAATGTATGCATGCATTTTGCATCCCCAGTTTTTATGAAATGCCATTTTACACCCTTCACACTCAACCACATCTACCATGACAAATATGCAAAAACCCAAGGCAGAACCTACAATTCCCACGTTGACGGAAAAAAATTAGGTCCAGGATCAAGCAATGAATAAAATCTacggaaagggaaaaaaggagaTGGTGCTTGAAGAATAAGGTGGTTGGCCATATAAAGTGGCGATGTCTTTTCATTAAGATGACTAGAGATGGCAGACAGCCcaaaactgaaaagaagaaaccatGCAAGTAACCAAAAGTTATCTTAGTAATCTATGGACAGATAAACGTAGTAAATTTTACCTTGCATTAGGATACAAATATTAGAATGTCAGCTCAATTACACTGGGGCAGAAGTTTGTTCTCCCAGGTCATGGCACAATATAAACAATGATCATGTAAACCAGTCAAGAAGATTCTTTCAGTTTCCCTTGTTCTATGATTAAGCATAGTAAGTAATAGCACAAAAATGTGGAACCATACCTGGGAGGAAGTTGCCCCAGAGACAGCACAAGCAAATGCATAAGAGATAACAATGCTATGAATCAAAATAAAGGTGACATGCACATGATGGAAATAGCAAGATAGCATCATAAAGCACATGTAGCCTAAAAGAATAGGTATTTtgtctatataaaaaattatgattcaAATAACATGACAAACAAAGTTTGCATAGATCAGAAATATAGCtgacaaataaataataaaaattaattaatgcCATGAATTTACAGGTTCACACATCTTACATTTAAGGAGTATGTCAATGGTGATTTAgctaaaatcttaaaaatttgatATAGTTCTGTACCTTCTCATTAGGTCCATCCTGGATCACCTTGAACGGATGCCACATTGGATCCCGCATGTGTTCTTCCCATAAGGATGCCAACTCTGACGCCTTCATTTCACAATCTTCTACAGAAATTTTCTGTGAAGAAAATACCTTGATACATGCTTCTTTGAATGGCTGCTTATCAAGTTCCCCCATTAATTTGATCCCAATGTCTGTGCGGTTCCTGAACAAACTTTTGAAACCCTATGGAACAAGGAGAGTTAGGTGCAGTAAAACCACTACATGGTTCTCCGTTTTTGGAACAAAACTGTTGAAGCAAATGGATCTAACAACCCAAGGCATACTGTGTCAAAACAAACAACCCGAAAGCATTCAAGCAGAAAATTCAGAAGGATGTCCAGAAATGAGCATGAAGCAAATGGATTATTAAGGAGGTCATGAATGGGTCTCGAAACACAAGCACAGTCAGTCTGAATATAATTAGCCGGTTTCTAGCTCCAATCCAAGCAGAcctaaaatatttattttgttactTGAAATCAACATATTTTAACCATTTCATTTCAAGCAGATAAATAAATGTTAATACAGGTAGTTGAACTTAAACCATAGGCAGATTTAGATTCTGAGACAAATGCAAGCACAAGGTTAAAAACAGAAGCAGAAAGCACTCTTTATGTGCTCAATCTTTTAAAACGTGTGGTACACCAAAACTGACCTACCCTGCCCACTTGAATAGCAGTGACAATAATGAGGctcaaaattgaaacaaaaagaaaaaagctccTTACTGCAATTGCTTCTTTACGAGCACCCTGCAGCTCATCATTTGCATTCCGCTGTTGAACTATTAGAGCTTGATTGAGAGTTTCCAGATATTCCAGATCATTCTGTTTCTCTGCCAACTCTTCACCCATAGATCTTATCTTCTCATCTATGTTATCATCACCTTCCATAACCTTCATGACCTGCAAATTACCTCTCAACTTCTCTATTTCCAACTCtaatgtttgttttgtttgcaATCTATTCTCCACGTCACAGAATTTTTTTAATTCCgcatctttttctctctgcaaGTATAAGACACATTCATGTTGGATTGAGTGAAAGAATAATGTGTGGAGAGTGAAAGCTCAACATTTGAAGCCACTAATTGAAGCACATAATTAGGAGTAAACCTTATGGTATTCCATGAGCTTCATAAAACTTTCTTCAGCTTTCTTCTGCTCAATACTAGCCATTTGAAGAGCAGCATCTCTAGCAGCATTCTGAAAATACAACATAAAGTTGAGTATATGGTTAaagattttacaaaaaattgaaaggagaaaaatatccCTAGTCATCTTCGAACAGACATtagtttaaaaataattattcaaatTGTGGCATGCAATGCAAATAAGGGACAATTCAGTTACTAACAGAAACTAGATTCATACTAAATTGTGCAAACATTTCAAAGTAAGAATAGGAACAGAAGAGGCATAGAACTAGAGATTCCCTTCTGAAATCAAATAAACAGAGAAGTAGCAAATGAAAGGTTTGAGCTTGTTCACAGTGTAAAGCTCTGTTTGATCTGTCTACCAAGTTTAACTCAATTGAACATAATATGCAGTAGCTCTTCAATGAACTTTCTATACTGCATCTGGGTTGGAGGGCTTGGAGCTATTATAGATGCTGGAGAGCTTTGATCAAGCTTAGTTTAAACTTCAAAGGCATGAAAAAGGTTTCAGGAAATCACATGGTTACAAAAGGATTAGATTTGAATTAGCTAGATACATAAAGAATCAGGTTACCGATGGACATGCTACAGTCAGAATTTTAGAAAAGCCCACTGCCATTAAGCTATTTGCACCTCTATTATACATTCATGCACACATCCGAGATTCTGAAGTTAAATCATGAATTCACGtatcaatttattttcttcagaaAAGGAGCGAAACCAGAAGCAGATCATTATGAAGCGAGTATACACAAATCCATCCTCAGTCTCATAAAATACATATAGGATTATGTGAAAAACCATAACCAAACAAACTCATATCTGTAACTTGAAAGGAAACCTCTGgtttattttaaataaacaaacatataaaagctaTTGCATTTTAAATTAGTAGACCATGCCAATGCGTTCCAAGAAATTAAAGAATCTACACATTTCAATGAACACCAGCATCTGCAAATGTGATGGGGAGTGCAAACTGCAaaccttcttcttttcttcttcaagtttctttttctcaaaGTCATTTTGGGCTTCTCGTTCCTGCAACTCTATATCACGTTGTGCAAGTTTGGACCGTTCAAGAGCCAACTCTTTGCACCACTTTTCACGTTCTTTCAGAACCTGATCCCGCAAATCAGAGTTTTTACTTTCTGCTTTTTTCACCTCTGCATAAAATCAGCACAACAATGAGCCAAGTAAAATTAAATAGCATGATCAAGGAAATTGGGACCCTCTGTCCTATAAATAGGAGTTAACATTTTACTCGGTTTCAGATGTGGTGCCCCAGAAATGAGCATGCATTGCCAACCCTATGGTTCATCAAAGCTACTGATCATTCAATGGAGCCAATAGAACATATTTATGAACTCTACATACATTGatttcaaaatctgaatttcTTCCGCATGTCCAATAATTAAAGGATTCAGTTAGAAACCTCAATTCCAAGAAACTTAAAAGTGAGTGTTAAactttatatgtaaatattcaATGCCAATGCAGAGAAAAGTGATTCTTGTTTCTTTGCCCACAATTATATGGAATCTTTCAAGTCATAGTGCAGTAAGACTGAAGTGTTGTATCTAACAACTATAAGCAGACAAAATAAGATACATAGTGCATAACGCATAGTGTATCAGACCACTTAGGCAGGTGTTATCTTCTTTTACATAAAATAAAACTAGTTATCATGAAAACATAATTACCTACAATAAACacacaaagaacaaaatgataCAATTAGATGGCAGCAAGCAATCATGGAGGTTGGAACAAAATGTTTGAGcttagaaaacaaaagaaaaaaaaatacagctAATGACCTTCAAGCAGTCGTGCCATCTCACTGTCTTTCCTTTCAAGTGCAGACTTAAACTGATTCAATGAGTAAGTCATTTCCATCAGCTGTTCACCCGAAGACTGCAAGTCCTTATTCTTTTCATCGATTCTAAGTGTGAGGTCGTCTACTAGAGTGTTCTTCTTTCGTTCTTCCTCCTGTTGGAGCTCACTAATAGTCTTTAGATCACCACGATGAAGTTGCATCTTTACATAATCATCAGAATTGTGATAGTCATCTTCCCGAGCTAGCCATGCATACATACTTGAATCACACTTTTTTGACTCAATCCACTCAGTTTTACCACGGCACCTCAGCTCAAATGACTTCTCAAATGATATGGCACAGTAGAAACCTGTCCAATTCTTCTCAAATTCAACAACCGCCATTCCTCGAAAGCCCAGTGCATCCCACATAAGGGTTACTTTTGCTGGGCTGAATTCAGAAAACTGTGCCTTTAGCTTTCCATTAGTAACATAAGTCCCATTCTCCAACGCAGTTGGTATATTAGCAACAATAGCCATCCAAGGCCATACAAATCTCTCTTCCTTACGTTCTAGTTTTACACGCTTGGGAGGTCTAGAATCAATCATGGGTGGCCCGGAAGGCTTCAGCTGTTCTGCATCCTCCATCAAAATCATCTCCAGTGCACGATGTTTGGCAGCCTTTTCCAAACTCTTAGGTGAATTTGCCACTCCATTCGCATGTTGGAGAATCTCTTTATATCGATAGTCCTGCTTTTTCTTCCCCAGACAAAAAGGGCACTTGAATGTCCCATCTGCATTCCTTCGGAAAATTCCTCCTTCTTTCAGTTGTGCGTATGATTTCTGAACTCGATCTTCAAGCTCAGATTCACTGAAATCACTATTTTCATCTGAAGACATATCCAGTTGCTTCCGCAATGCTTAGAATAGCTGAAATCAGCAACCTGATGGTAAACTTGGCGATGCACAGTAAACAACTCCCAAAGTCACTGTTCCTGCAAAACAGAAACTTCAATTCTCAGTGCTAGCAGCGTAATACCGATGCCTACGTTGCATGTGACACCTTAAGGCTCCATTTCAACACCACATCAAACAGAATTTCCTCGCCAATCTCTACCAATTTTCTTGTGAATCCTAACAATTTGCAGGATTACGCTTAGAAACCAAACCAAGCAAAAGATCATGAAGTTGTCGTGCTGGGCCTTGCATTCCCTCTCGTCAATCTTCGCCACCAATCAAGGGGGAAATGCAATACTAAATCCCCCAACTTCAGAGCAAAGTGCATGGCAATGTTTACGAGCCTGACTTCTACGAACCGTGTCATGTACCTCAAAGCAACtatttcaggattttttttttctttttgggaaaAATTCTCCCTGCCAACACCGTTTCTGCAATTTGAGGACAATGAAAACCAACATTGGTCTAAACATGCACCGGGAAAAGGAAATCTTTTGCCGCCTCTTCGTCCAATGAGCAAAAGATGAACTAAAGAAAGCACAGAGGGAATGTCCGAAATGCATCGTTTAAccgagaaaaaaaatgaagtacaAGCGTCCTGGTAAACCATGCCGCATTCCTACTTATCCTGAATCCCTGATTTGTCTGGACAAGCAAGTAAAAGGAACACACACCAAAAGAGGAAAGGGTGGGGGAACAGTCTGACGTCTAAAAAACTTAAACACAATTTCTTGGCATCCAGACATTtgttgtcaaatgcataaaacCTCAAAATCCACACAAACACAGTGGCAAGGTGCCTGAACATATGACGAATCCAGGATGCCAAAAGAGCGTGGTTAAAGAAGTACTTCATGTCACCATGGAAAAGGAAACCAAAAACCCGATTTTTACCTTTCGTAGAGAATACCGGAGACGACACTGGAGTAAACCAACAGCAGAACAAACGGAAGAAGAGCcagagaagggggagagagagagagagagagagagggcggggGGAGAGAAAGGTTGGAAGCAGTGCAGAGGGAGTGACGGCCTGTCGCAGCTTTCACTCATCGCCTAAATTTTCACACCAGAGGTGAGGGCGTGTTTGTTAAGGTGGAGGGCCAGTCGAGACGTCCACGTGGAGCACCCCGTTATTTCTCCGTTAAATTTCCACCAGGTCCAAGGTAGCGCCGTACTACAGTGGAATCAAAGCCCCGGAAAGTTGCAGCCGAGGGTGAATGTCCCAAACACGAGAGAAACGCAGTAAAGTTTAACTAAAGAGGCATTTGATCCCCGGAATTTCGGATCCGCTGGTCTGGTTTGTTCCGGGGCTCACTTTAGATTCATACGTTTTGTCAAACCGTGGATATTCAAACTACAAAATGGTCACTGTCTGTGAGGAGTGGAATGAAAAATTCATGGAATTAATGCAATCCAAACGTCTTTTAGACAAGAGA from Nymphaea colorata isolate Beijing-Zhang1983 chromosome 6, ASM883128v2, whole genome shotgun sequence includes these protein-coding regions:
- the LOC116256181 gene encoding factor of DNA methylation 1-like, coding for MSSDENSDFSESELEDRVQKSYAQLKEGGIFRRNADGTFKCPFCLGKKKQDYRYKEILQHANGVANSPKSLEKAAKHRALEMILMEDAEQLKPSGPPMIDSRPPKRVKLERKEERFVWPWMAIVANIPTALENGTYVTNGKLKAQFSEFSPAKVTLMWDALGFRGMAVVEFEKNWTGFYCAISFEKSFELRCRGKTEWIESKKCDSSMYAWLAREDDYHNSDDYVKMQLHRGDLKTISELQQEEERKKNTLVDDLTLRIDEKNKDLQSSGEQLMEMTYSLNQFKSALERKDSEMARLLEEVKKAESKNSDLRDQVLKEREKWCKELALERSKLAQRDIELQEREAQNDFEKKKLEEEKKKNAARDAALQMASIEQKKAEESFMKLMEYHKREKDAELKKFCDVENRLQTKQTLELEIEKLRGNLQVMKVMEGDDNIDEKIRSMGEELAEKQNDLEYLETLNQALIVQQRNANDELQGARKEAIAGFKSLFRNRTDIGIKLMGELDKQPFKEACIKVFSSQKISVEDCEMKASELASLWEEHMRDPMWHPFKVIQDGPNEKGVIDENDEKLTRLRIEWGEGPYEAVVTAMKELNEYNPSGRYVIEEMWNHKENRKATLKEVIGYLVKTYKTRTRRI
- the LOC116256182 gene encoding syntaxin-112-like — its product is MNDLMTKSFMSYVELKKQALKDLEADQDLEMGQLSHADEEHLSQFFEEVGAIKFEMEVVSHLFQGLQESNEAAKSEHETRALKHLQDTMDADILTVLTKARTIKQMLETLDESNAANRRFLKYKEGGPVDRTRTSITRGLRVKLRELMVDFQFLRERIVADHREGVKRKYFGMTGEHPTEEAIDEIVSAGKFELLSARLDESQELKDRHDAVKEIQKNLMELHQIFSEMSVLVEVQGGHIDDIHQNVVRAGAYIGDGADHLKAAKESRQDNRSKWAIACLAVLMVLIMFFIVQAITTLVKA